The Christiangramia salexigens genome includes the window TCTGGTCCTTGCTTTTAAGATTTTTGCATTCAAACCACCGATACTTTCCATTTCCCAACTTCAATTTAATTTCGAAGCTAAAAGGATCATTCTCTTTTATGAGTTGCTCAAAATGTATTCTGAAGTCGTAGCGGTAATCGGGGTGTAGAATATGATTAATAAAGAATTCAAAGCGATCTTCTCTGATTTCGGGTTTTCCCACCAGGGAATTAAAATGCTCAGACCAAGCTATCTCTTTTGAAAACAGGTTAATTTTCCAGTAGGCGATATCGAAATCTTCGAGTATGCTATTTAACTGTAGGTCGCTGAGCATCAAACTTATTAAGTATGGTTAAAAATACAGGATTAACCTTATTCAAACAAATAATATTTATTTGTAAAAATTATACACCTTTTCCGGTGTTATACAGTAGTTTAAAGGGATATCGCTATAATAAATTTCATTGATCTGTTCGATAGGCTCAAAAAAAGATAGACCAATTTTAAGTATGTTCGGCTTACAACCGGCTAAAAACTTGTCGTAGAAGCCTTTTCCGTAGCCAACTCTATGGCCTTCTTTATCAAAGGCTAATAAGGGAATAAAAACAATCTCCAGCTTATCAGAATTGATCTCGATACCCTCTTCAGGTTCGGGAATATTCCATTTGTTTTTCCTGATTACGGTTCGATCTGTCAATAAGTAATTCTTTAAAGTTCCGCTATCGATTTCGGTTTTTGGAATGATCACCTCTTTATCTTTTCCCTGAAGGATATGCAGTAAAAA containing:
- a CDS encoding 5-formyltetrahydrofolate cyclo-ligase, which produces MKKSDLRKKYKELRNKLSENEIDELSLKIANKALELPIWDFSYYHIFLSIAEQKEVNTEFLLHILQGKDKEVIIPKTEIDSGTLKNYLLTDRTVIRKNKWNIPEPEEGIEINSDKLEIVFIPLLAFDKEGHRVGYGKGFYDKFLAGCKPNILKIGLSFFEPIEQINEIYYSDIPLNYCITPEKVYNFYK